One Rhodoferax ferrireducens T118 DNA segment encodes these proteins:
- a CDS encoding coniferyl aldehyde dehydrogenase, with protein sequence MNTNPLYRAAPPTDLNPLDNGLEATLKLQRAAYFAHPYPSFSERKADLLQLKALIRDNRDAIVAAISADYGNRSRHETLFAEIFSVMDGVDHTLKHLKQWMKPQRRGVDWKNFFGASNRVIPQPLGIVGAIVPWNFPINLSFSGLIATFAAGNRSMVKMSENSRHLAKLLIEKCPAYFPREKLAFFDETGGVGIEFSKLKFDHLLFTGSGLTGRAVMAAAAPNLCPVTLEMGGKSPAIICDDYPLRKAAERLLFVKCFNAGQICTTVDHAYIPTAKVNEFAAMAKEIVSMRYPTLDTPDYTSMIDERSFNRVVAALEEAQERGATLVQLIPGKQWDSASRKIAPHIVLNAPPDCALRTREIFGPVLPIIAYTSMEEPIQAINAGPRPLALYPFSNDKPLVEHLLRHVISGGVSVNDGLFHVGQHDLPFGGVGDSGMGHYHGHDGFVTFSKMRPVFYQAPFSAIKFLWPPYGKFATRYLDFLTR encoded by the coding sequence ATGAACACCAATCCCTTGTACCGCGCCGCGCCGCCCACCGATCTCAACCCACTCGACAACGGACTTGAAGCCACGCTCAAGCTCCAGCGTGCTGCCTACTTTGCGCATCCCTACCCCAGCTTTTCAGAGCGCAAAGCTGACCTGCTCCAACTGAAAGCCCTCATCCGTGACAACCGCGACGCCATCGTGGCGGCCATCAGCGCGGACTATGGCAACCGCTCGCGCCATGAAACCCTTTTCGCCGAGATTTTCAGTGTGATGGACGGGGTGGATCACACCCTCAAACACCTGAAACAGTGGATGAAACCGCAGCGCCGGGGCGTCGACTGGAAGAATTTCTTTGGCGCCAGCAACCGCGTCATACCACAACCCCTGGGCATTGTGGGTGCCATCGTGCCCTGGAATTTCCCGATCAATCTCAGCTTCAGCGGCCTGATTGCCACCTTCGCCGCCGGCAACCGCTCCATGGTGAAAATGTCGGAGAATTCCCGCCACTTGGCAAAACTGCTGATTGAAAAATGCCCGGCCTATTTCCCCCGGGAAAAGCTCGCCTTCTTCGACGAAACCGGCGGCGTCGGCATCGAGTTTTCCAAGCTCAAGTTCGACCACCTGCTGTTTACCGGCTCCGGGCTGACGGGCCGCGCCGTCATGGCAGCAGCAGCCCCCAATCTGTGCCCGGTGACACTGGAAATGGGTGGCAAATCTCCCGCCATCATCTGCGACGACTACCCCTTGCGCAAGGCGGCTGAACGCCTGCTGTTTGTGAAGTGCTTCAACGCGGGACAAATTTGCACCACCGTCGACCACGCGTACATCCCCACTGCCAAGGTGAACGAATTTGCGGCCATGGCCAAAGAAATTGTGAGCATGCGCTACCCCACATTGGACACCCCTGACTACACCTCCATGATCGATGAACGCTCGTTCAACCGCGTGGTTGCCGCCCTCGAAGAAGCGCAAGAACGCGGCGCCACCCTGGTGCAACTCATCCCGGGCAAACAGTGGGACAGTGCCAGCCGCAAGATTGCCCCTCATATCGTGCTCAACGCACCCCCAGACTGCGCCTTGCGCACCCGGGAAATCTTTGGCCCGGTGCTGCCGATCATTGCCTACACGTCCATGGAAGAACCCATTCAGGCCATCAATGCCGGACCCCGTCCACTGGCTCTGTACCCTTTCAGCAACGACAAGCCCTTGGTGGAGCACCTGTTGCGCCACGTCATATCGGGCGGTGTCAGCGTGAACGATGGGCTATTCCATGTCGGCCAGCACGATCTCCCTTTTGGCGGCGTGGGCGACAGCGGCATGGGCCACTACCACGGTCACGACGGTTTCGTCACCTTCTCCAAAATGCGCCCGGTGTTCTACCAGGCACCGTTCAGCGCCATCAAGTTCCTGTGGCCGCCCTATGGCAAATTCGCCACCCGCTACCTGGACTT
- the mnmG gene encoding tRNA uridine-5-carboxymethylaminomethyl(34) synthesis enzyme MnmG: MLYPQHFDVIVVGGGHAGTEAALAAARMGCKTLLLSHNIETLGQMSCNPSIGGIGKGHLVKEVDALGGAMAAATDEGGIQFRILNSSKGPAVRATRAQADRLLYKAAIRRRLENQPNLWLFQQAVDDLMVEGDRVVGAVTQAGIKFRAKTVVLTAGTFLDGKIHVGLNNYAAGRAGDPPAVRLSARLKELKLPQGRLKTGTPPRLDGRSIDFSKCGEQPGDGMPGGMSPVMPVFSFMGRVEQHPPQMSCWTTHTNERTHEIIRSGFDRSPMFTGKIEGVGPRYCPSVEDKINRFADKDSHQIFLEPEGLTTNEYYPNGISTSLPFDIQYALVRSMAGLENAHILRPGYAIEYDYFDPQQLKSSFETRAIGGLFFAGQINGTTGYEEAAAQGLFAGVNAALQAGAQTSWQQETWVPGRDEAYLGVLVDDLITKGVTEPYRMFTSRAEFRLQLREDNADMRLTETGRRLGLVDDARWEAFSRKREAVSRETERLRSLWVSPKNLTATESERVLGKSIEHEYSLADLLRRPDVNYANLMSLEGGKYASAELNIPVSRETPAVPLPEAVFAAVVIEQVEIVAKYAGYIDRQIEEVGRAAHYENLKLPLELDYLQVSALSFEARQKLSKHRPETLGQASRLSGITPAAISLLLVHLKKSNFKGFAAAGKVTAPSESGDVQQGVI; this comes from the coding sequence ATGCTTTATCCCCAACATTTCGACGTGATCGTCGTCGGCGGCGGCCATGCCGGCACCGAGGCCGCCCTGGCCGCCGCCCGCATGGGCTGCAAGACGCTGCTGCTGAGTCACAACATTGAGACGCTGGGGCAGATGAGTTGCAACCCATCCATCGGTGGCATTGGCAAAGGCCATCTGGTCAAGGAGGTGGACGCTTTGGGGGGGGCCATGGCGGCCGCCACCGATGAAGGCGGGATCCAGTTCCGGATTCTCAACTCCAGCAAGGGACCGGCCGTGCGCGCCACCCGTGCGCAGGCGGACCGGCTGCTGTACAAGGCGGCCATCCGCCGCCGGCTCGAAAACCAGCCCAATCTGTGGCTGTTCCAGCAGGCGGTGGATGACCTGATGGTGGAGGGCGACCGGGTGGTGGGGGCGGTGACACAGGCCGGTATCAAGTTTCGCGCCAAAACGGTGGTGTTGACGGCCGGCACATTTCTGGACGGCAAGATCCATGTGGGCTTGAACAACTACGCCGCCGGCCGGGCCGGCGACCCGCCCGCAGTGCGTCTGTCGGCGCGCCTGAAGGAGTTGAAGCTGCCGCAAGGGCGCTTGAAAACCGGAACGCCGCCGCGCCTGGATGGCCGCTCGATTGACTTCAGTAAATGTGGCGAGCAACCGGGTGACGGCATGCCGGGGGGCATGAGCCCGGTCATGCCGGTGTTCAGTTTCATGGGCCGGGTCGAGCAACACCCGCCCCAGATGTCGTGCTGGACCACTCACACCAACGAGCGCACGCACGAGATCATTCGCAGTGGCTTTGACCGCAGCCCCATGTTCACCGGCAAGATCGAGGGCGTGGGGCCGCGCTATTGCCCGAGTGTGGAAGACAAGATCAATCGCTTTGCCGACAAGGACAGTCACCAGATCTTTCTGGAGCCCGAAGGCCTGACGACGAACGAGTATTACCCCAACGGCATCTCGACAAGTTTGCCGTTTGACATTCAGTACGCCCTGGTGCGCTCCATGGCGGGCCTGGAAAATGCCCACATCCTGCGCCCCGGTTACGCCATTGAATATGACTACTTTGACCCGCAGCAACTCAAGAGCAGCTTCGAGACCAGGGCGATTGGCGGCCTGTTCTTTGCCGGCCAGATCAATGGCACCACGGGTTATGAAGAGGCCGCGGCGCAAGGCCTGTTTGCCGGTGTCAATGCGGCGCTGCAGGCCGGCGCCCAGACCAGCTGGCAGCAAGAGACCTGGGTGCCGGGCCGCGACGAGGCCTATCTGGGGGTGCTGGTGGACGACCTGATCACCAAGGGTGTGACCGAGCCTTACCGCATGTTCACCAGTCGAGCCGAGTTCCGCTTGCAGCTGCGTGAAGACAATGCCGACATGCGTTTGACCGAGACTGGGCGCCGGCTGGGTCTGGTCGATGACGCGCGCTGGGAGGCTTTCAGTCGCAAGCGCGAGGCTGTTTCACGTGAAACAGAGCGCCTGCGCTCGCTCTGGGTCAGCCCCAAGAATCTGACGGCGACCGAGTCGGAGCGGGTACTCGGCAAGTCGATTGAGCACGAATACAGTCTGGCGGATTTGTTGCGGCGCCCGGATGTGAATTACGCCAACCTGATGTCGCTGGAGGGTGGCAAATATGCCAGCGCAGAATTGAATATCCCTGTTTCACGTGAAACACCGGCCGTGCCATTGCCGGAGGCTGTGTTTGCCGCTGTCGTGATTGAGCAGGTGGAGATCGTGGCCAAGTACGCGGGCTACATTGATCGGCAAATAGAAGAGGTCGGGCGCGCTGCGCACTACGAAAATCTCAAATTGCCGCTGGAACTGGATTATTTGCAGGTATCGGCCTTGAGTTTTGAAGCCCGGCAGAAGTTGTCCAAACATCGGCCAGAAACCCTGGGCCAAGCCTCGCGCCTGTCGGGCATTACCCCGGCCGCCATTTCTCTCTTGCTGGTGCATTTGAAGAAAAGCAACTTCAAAGGCTTTGCGGCTGCAGGCAAAGTGACTGCGCCCAGTGAGTCGGGGGATGTTCAGCAGGGGGTCATCTGA
- the rsmG gene encoding 16S rRNA (guanine(527)-N(7))-methyltransferase RsmG: MRELEQALRGGLADLALVLEDRQIALLLDYLALIQKWTQVYNLTAVREPAEMLTHHLLDSLAVIQPLRRQLAGLRDQTPDTDTANVRLLDVGSGAGLPGVVIAICCPEITVDCVDTVAKKVAFIRQVAATLKLANLHGLHARVESLTGPYRVICSRAFASLADFTRLSSAALAPQGLWLAMKAKDPAEEVAALPATVKVFHVEHLVVPGLGADRCIVWMRQSAV; this comes from the coding sequence ATGCGCGAGCTGGAACAGGCTTTGCGAGGTGGCTTGGCGGACCTTGCACTGGTGCTGGAAGACAGGCAAATTGCCCTGCTACTCGACTACCTGGCCCTGATTCAAAAATGGACCCAGGTCTATAACTTGACGGCGGTCCGTGAGCCGGCTGAGATGTTGACGCACCACTTGCTGGACAGTCTGGCGGTGATCCAGCCCCTGCGCAGGCAGCTGGCCGGGCTGCGTGACCAGACGCCGGACACGGATACCGCCAACGTGCGACTGCTGGATGTTGGCTCCGGCGCCGGCTTGCCGGGGGTCGTGATCGCGATTTGTTGCCCCGAGATCACTGTTGACTGTGTTGATACCGTGGCCAAAAAAGTGGCGTTTATTCGACAGGTGGCGGCGACCTTGAAGCTGGCCAATCTGCACGGCCTGCATGCGCGGGTGGAAAGCTTGACCGGCCCGTACCGCGTCATCTGTTCGCGCGCCTTTGCCTCGCTGGCGGATTTCACTCGGCTGTCCTCGGCCGCGCTGGCGCCGCAGGGGCTCTGGCTGGCCATGAAGGCCAAGGACCCTGCGGAAGAGGTGGCGGCCCTGCCTGCAACGGTTAAGGTGTTCCACGTGGAACACCTGGTGGTGCCCGGGCTGGGTGCTGATCGGTGCATTGTCTGGATGCGTCAATCGGCGGTTTGA
- a CDS encoding ParA family protein encodes MAKIFCVANQKGGVGKTTTTVNLAAGLAKVGQRVLMVDLDPQGNATMGSGVDKRQLELTIYDVLLEAASVAEARVKSDRLIEAGCGYDILGANRELTGAEVEMVAMERRERRLKEALTEVEKDYDFILIDCPPSLSMLTLNGLCCAHGVIVPMQCEYFALEGLTDLVNTIKQVHANLNKDLAIIGLLRVMFDPRITLQQQVSEQLKAHFADKVFNTVIPRNVRLAEAPSYGVPGVVFDPLAKGAQAYVAFAQEMVARIETL; translated from the coding sequence ATGGCTAAAATTTTCTGTGTTGCCAATCAAAAAGGTGGCGTCGGCAAGACCACCACGACGGTCAATCTGGCCGCCGGTCTGGCCAAGGTGGGGCAGCGTGTGTTGATGGTGGATCTGGACCCGCAGGGCAATGCCACCATGGGCTCCGGCGTTGACAAGCGCCAGCTTGAACTCACGATCTATGACGTCTTGCTCGAAGCGGCCTCGGTGGCAGAGGCCCGGGTCAAAAGCGACCGTTTGATCGAGGCCGGCTGTGGTTACGATATTCTGGGCGCCAACCGTGAGCTGACGGGTGCCGAGGTCGAGATGGTGGCCATGGAGCGACGCGAGAGGCGACTGAAAGAAGCTTTGACCGAGGTGGAGAAAGATTACGATTTCATCCTGATCGATTGCCCGCCCAGTTTGTCGATGCTGACGCTCAACGGCCTGTGCTGCGCCCACGGTGTGATCGTGCCGATGCAGTGTGAGTACTTTGCGTTGGAGGGCTTGACGGACCTGGTCAACACCATCAAGCAGGTGCACGCCAACCTGAACAAAGACCTGGCCATCATCGGCCTGTTGCGTGTCATGTTTGACCCGCGCATCACGCTGCAGCAGCAAGTCAGCGAGCAGCTGAAGGCGCATTTTGCCGACAAGGTGTTCAACACCGTGATTCCCCGCAATGTGCGGCTGGCAGAAGCGCCCAGCTACGGCGTGCCAGGCGTTGTGTTTGACCCCTTGGCCAAAGGCGCGCAAGCGTATGTTGCATTTGCCCAGGAGATGGTGGCGCGCATTGAAACCCTGTAA
- a CDS encoding RBBP9/YdeN family alpha/beta hydrolase, giving the protein MMTHDLPTPQVLLLPGWQNAGPAHWLSRWQAAHGYRRVEQHDWLRPLRGDWLMQLEEAVLRSKSAPGPGLTLVAHGLGCLLVAAWATHSRHTHLVKAALLVAPTDVEREALRALLASWSPIPWQPLPFSSMLLGSRDDPDCSFERAQAFAHAWGAEFIDGGPHGQINAESGLGDWPQGHALLQLVEGRTQGLSQVKTGESSAGLTVCAAHY; this is encoded by the coding sequence ATGATGACCCATGACCTGCCGACTCCGCAAGTTTTGCTGCTCCCCGGCTGGCAAAATGCGGGCCCCGCACACTGGCTGAGCCGGTGGCAGGCGGCGCACGGCTATCGGCGCGTGGAACAGCACGACTGGTTGCGCCCGTTGCGCGGCGACTGGTTGATGCAGCTTGAAGAAGCGGTGCTGCGGTCAAAGTCGGCGCCAGGGCCGGGTTTGACGCTGGTCGCCCACGGCCTGGGCTGCCTGCTGGTGGCGGCGTGGGCCACGCACTCGCGCCACACCCACCTGGTGAAAGCGGCGCTGCTGGTGGCGCCGACCGATGTCGAGCGCGAAGCCTTGCGGGCGCTGCTGGCGAGTTGGTCACCGATCCCCTGGCAGCCCCTGCCGTTCAGCAGCATGCTGCTTGGCAGCCGTGACGATCCTGATTGCAGTTTCGAGCGCGCGCAGGCGTTCGCTCACGCCTGGGGGGCTGAGTTCATCGACGGCGGTCCGCACGGGCAGATCAACGCTGAGTCGGGTCTGGGCGATTGGCCGCAAGGGCATGCTTTGTTGCAGTTGGTAGAGGGCAGAACGCAAGGTCTGTCCCAGGTGAAAACAGGCGAGTCAAGTGCCGGGCTGACGGTCTGCGCCGCCCACTATTAA
- a CDS encoding ParB/RepB/Spo0J family partition protein, with translation MVTKKPKGLGRGLDALLGPKVAESAALDGSVPGAGNAGLPTTLLLIDLVPGQYQPRTRMDEGALYELAESIKAQGIMQPILVRQLLDGVSQGKYEIIAGERRFRAAKLAGLDSVPVLVRDVANEDAAAMALIENIQREDLNPLEEAQGLQRLVKEFGHTHEQAAQAVGRSRSAASNLLRLLNLADPVQTMLMAGDLDMGHARALLVLDRATQITAATQISARSLSVREAERLAKKLSADFSLTSVRPKPEKSRDMKRVEEELSDLLTAAVEVRVKKRVKRAGRLEEMGELSIQFGSLDELNGLIDKLRRAATR, from the coding sequence ATGGTTACCAAGAAACCCAAAGGCCTGGGGCGCGGACTCGATGCCCTGCTGGGACCCAAAGTGGCTGAGTCAGCTGCGCTGGACGGCTCGGTTCCCGGCGCTGGCAATGCCGGCTTGCCGACCACCTTGCTGCTCATCGACCTGGTGCCGGGCCAGTACCAACCCCGCACCCGCATGGACGAGGGGGCCCTGTACGAACTGGCCGAATCCATCAAGGCGCAGGGCATCATGCAGCCGATTCTGGTGCGCCAACTCCTGGACGGCGTCAGCCAGGGCAAGTACGAGATCATTGCCGGTGAGCGCCGCTTTCGCGCCGCCAAACTGGCGGGGCTCGACAGCGTGCCGGTGCTGGTGCGTGACGTGGCCAATGAAGACGCCGCTGCCATGGCGCTGATTGAGAACATTCAGCGCGAAGACCTGAACCCGCTGGAAGAAGCGCAGGGCCTGCAGCGGCTGGTCAAGGAGTTTGGCCACACGCATGAGCAGGCGGCGCAGGCCGTGGGGCGCTCGCGCAGCGCCGCCAGCAACCTGCTGCGCCTCCTGAACCTGGCCGATCCGGTGCAAACCATGCTGATGGCGGGCGACCTCGATATGGGCCACGCGCGGGCGCTGCTGGTGCTGGACCGGGCGACCCAGATCACGGCGGCGACCCAGATCAGCGCGCGCAGCCTGTCGGTGCGCGAGGCCGAGCGCCTGGCCAAAAAATTGAGTGCTGATTTTTCGCTGACCTCGGTCAGGCCGAAACCGGAAAAGTCGCGCGACATGAAGCGGGTCGAAGAGGAGTTGTCCGACCTGCTCACCGCCGCCGTTGAAGTGCGGGTGAAAAAGCGCGTCAAGCGGGCCGGGCGGCTGGAGGAAATGGGCGAATTGAGCATCCAGTTCGGCTCACTCGACGAGCTTAACGGCTTGATCGACAAACTCAGGCGCGCGGCGACGCGCTAA
- a CDS encoding class I SAM-dependent methyltransferase produces the protein MLVHLRWPLPALLTWGAAWASFWGLQRLGLSAWVALAVAAALGVVLSGWAASWWRRAIIGLGFPVSLALSGSASLPAWAWLLPLALLLLIYPLNAWRDAPLFPTPEHALRDLAGQAPLPAGALVLDAGCGLGAGLRALREAYPAAQLHGLEWSWPLRALCALRCPWARVRQGDIWRADWAPYTLVYLFQRPESMARAVAKARAQLKPGAWLVSLEFEASALVPQAVLSAPDGRPVWLYRMPLQARQP, from the coding sequence ATGCTGGTCCACCTGCGTTGGCCGCTGCCGGCCCTGCTGACTTGGGGCGCGGCCTGGGCCTCATTTTGGGGGCTGCAGCGGCTGGGGCTGTCCGCCTGGGTGGCGCTGGCTGTTGCCGCCGCGCTGGGCGTGGTGCTCAGTGGCTGGGCCGCCAGCTGGTGGCGCCGCGCCATCATCGGCCTGGGCTTTCCCGTCTCGTTGGCGCTCTCGGGGTCGGCGAGCCTGCCCGCCTGGGCCTGGCTGCTGCCGCTGGCGTTGCTGCTGCTGATCTATCCCCTGAATGCCTGGCGCGACGCACCGCTGTTTCCGACCCCTGAGCACGCCTTGCGCGACCTGGCCGGGCAAGCGCCGCTGCCTGCGGGCGCCCTGGTGCTCGATGCCGGTTGCGGCCTGGGTGCCGGCCTGCGGGCGCTGCGCGAAGCCTATCCGGCGGCGCAGCTGCATGGACTGGAATGGAGCTGGCCCTTGCGTGCCTTGTGTGCCCTGCGTTGCCCGTGGGCACGCGTGCGTCAGGGCGATATCTGGCGCGCCGACTGGGCGCCTTACACCTTGGTCTATTTGTTTCAGCGCCCGGAAAGCATGGCGCGCGCGGTGGCCAAGGCGCGCGCGCAGCTCAAGCCCGGCGCCTGGTTGGTGAGCCTGGAATTCGAGGCGTCTGCGCTCGTGCCGCAGGCCGTCTTGTCTGCCCCGGACGGCCGCCCGGTCTGGCTGTACCGCATGCCGCTGCAGGCGCGCCAGCCCTAG
- a CDS encoding HD-GYP domain-containing protein, with amino-acid sequence MTRPDPSPPPAADPMYAAMAVAAFAIVTLAGTRSSDTGQHILRVQQYVQALVQRLKEHPRFAAALTESYCRVLFQSALLHDMGTIGIPDRILLKPAALTPAEYEIIKSHTTLARDAIEQAELTLGYQAPLLQTVKELAYSHHEKWDGSGYPQGLSEENIPLSARLMAIADVYDALISERVYRAGLPHDQAVGIIFQGRASHFDPDMVDVFIEIQDEFRAIALRFADTGQDMQRKMAYMANAIAEEVQL; translated from the coding sequence ATGACCCGACCCGACCCCAGCCCGCCGCCCGCCGCTGATCCCATGTATGCCGCCATGGCGGTAGCGGCTTTCGCTATCGTCACACTGGCCGGAACGCGCAGCTCGGACACCGGCCAGCACATTTTGCGGGTGCAACAGTACGTCCAGGCACTGGTGCAGCGTCTGAAGGAACATCCGCGCTTTGCTGCGGCCTTGACCGAGTCCTATTGCCGGGTTCTGTTTCAGTCGGCGCTGTTGCACGATATGGGCACGATTGGCATTCCGGACCGGATTTTGCTCAAGCCCGCCGCCCTCACACCCGCTGAGTACGAGATCATCAAATCCCACACTACCCTGGCGCGTGACGCGATTGAACAGGCCGAGTTGACCCTGGGCTACCAGGCGCCCCTGCTTCAGACGGTCAAGGAACTGGCTTATTCCCATCATGAAAAATGGGACGGCAGCGGTTATCCACAGGGTTTGTCGGAGGAGAATATCCCGCTGTCGGCGCGCCTCATGGCGATTGCCGATGTCTACGATGCCCTGATCTCGGAGCGCGTGTACCGGGCCGGTCTGCCCCATGATCAGGCGGTGGGCATTATCTTTCAGGGCCGCGCCAGTCATTTTGACCCCGACATGGTGGATGTTTTCATCGAAATTCAGGATGAATTCCGGGCCATCGCGCTGCGCTTTGCCGATACCGGGCAGGATATGCAAAGGAAGATGGCTTATATGGCCAATGCCATTGCGGAAGAAGTCCAGTTGTAA
- a CDS encoding DUF4382 domain-containing protein — MKLSRNSKLALGGVLVAGLAACGGGGGSASTDNGSLRLALTDAPACGYDAVNVTIQKVRVHQSGSASDTDSGWSEIVMNPALRVDLLKLQNGDLAELGEVTLPAGSYNQMRLVLAENSTNPTAVLANSVVLTSDPTKTELALKTPSGQQSGVKAKQFNITIAPNQLANFVIDFDACKSVVVAGNSGQYLLKPQLSVLARFISGVTGFVDTATLANGNTSVSLQQGGVVIKATAPDNFGKFMLQPVAPGNYSLVLTAPGRTTAVVTNVAVAADTVTSVNTSGTALNPAVSTSATVTGTAPVDTLVRVLQPLPSTLAGGAVTTVEIAGRFVDGATGLYTYPLVVNAPLVAPYVAAPGALVFTADLAAAGKYTLNASLTGFADKTTVLPTLASGATVTTNFTFP, encoded by the coding sequence ATGAAATTATCCCGAAATTCGAAGCTGGCCCTGGGTGGTGTTTTGGTGGCGGGCCTCGCGGCCTGCGGCGGTGGTGGCGGCAGCGCCAGCACCGACAACGGCAGCTTGCGCCTGGCACTGACCGACGCCCCGGCTTGCGGCTATGACGCCGTCAATGTGACCATCCAGAAAGTCCGTGTCCACCAGAGTGGCAGCGCCAGTGACACCGACAGCGGCTGGTCTGAAATTGTGATGAACCCGGCGCTCCGCGTGGATTTGCTCAAGCTGCAAAACGGCGATCTGGCAGAACTCGGTGAAGTCACACTGCCCGCCGGCAGCTACAACCAGATGCGGCTGGTGCTGGCCGAAAATTCCACCAATCCCACGGCTGTGCTGGCCAATTCCGTCGTCCTCACCAGCGACCCGACCAAGACCGAGCTTGCCCTCAAGACACCAAGTGGCCAGCAATCCGGTGTCAAGGCCAAGCAGTTCAACATCACTATAGCCCCCAACCAGTTGGCCAATTTCGTGATCGACTTTGACGCCTGCAAATCGGTCGTGGTCGCGGGCAACTCGGGCCAATACCTGCTCAAACCGCAGCTCAGCGTGCTTGCACGCTTCATCTCTGGTGTCACCGGCTTCGTCGACACAGCGACTTTGGCCAATGGCAACACCAGCGTGTCCCTGCAGCAGGGCGGTGTGGTCATCAAGGCGACGGCACCGGACAACTTCGGCAAGTTCATGCTGCAGCCGGTCGCGCCGGGCAATTACTCGCTGGTCTTGACAGCGCCCGGGCGCACCACGGCTGTCGTTACCAACGTGGCCGTGGCCGCAGACACGGTGACTTCGGTCAACACTTCCGGCACCGCCCTGAACCCGGCGGTCTCCACCAGCGCAACCGTGACCGGCACCGCCCCGGTGGACACCTTGGTGCGCGTGCTGCAGCCTCTGCCGTCGACGCTCGCGGGTGGCGCCGTCACGACGGTAGAGATTGCCGGCCGCTTCGTTGACGGTGCCACGGGGCTCTACACCTACCCGCTGGTGGTTAACGCGCCACTGGTAGCGCCTTATGTGGCGGCACCGGGCGCACTGGTGTTCACTGCCGACCTCGCTGCGGCCGGCAAGTACACACTCAACGCCAGCTTGACGGGCTTTGCGGACAAGACGACGGTACTCCCGACTTTGGCCTCTGGTGCTACAGTCACGACCAACTTCACGTTCCCTTAA
- a CDS encoding tetratricopeptide repeat protein has translation MYSTIRQRTLLGCAALITGFVIWSAQGAAPNTLIALGDQQWAAGQLELAQKTFEHAVKAEPRSVDAHMKLAGLQLSRQEFKACIETYQRAIGLDANNARAWLGLGFAYLHTGQNDLSLAALDEAIRIDPGNQEKLAPVLAKLGTP, from the coding sequence ATGTATTCAACAATTCGGCAGCGTACGCTGCTCGGCTGTGCCGCGCTGATCACCGGGTTTGTGATTTGGTCAGCGCAAGGGGCTGCGCCAAATACCCTGATCGCGCTAGGCGATCAACAATGGGCCGCGGGGCAACTTGAACTGGCGCAGAAGACCTTTGAACACGCAGTCAAAGCAGAGCCCCGCTCGGTCGACGCGCATATGAAGCTGGCTGGTTTGCAGCTTTCCCGCCAGGAATTCAAGGCCTGCATCGAGACCTACCAGCGAGCAATCGGGCTCGATGCAAACAATGCCAGAGCCTGGCTGGGCTTGGGATTCGCGTATCTTCACACCGGTCAAAATGACTTATCACTGGCCGCTTTGGACGAGGCCATTCGCATCGATCCCGGCAACCAGGAAAAATTGGCCCCGGTGCTGGCGAAGCTGGGCACGCCTTGA